The following proteins are co-located in the Pirellulales bacterium genome:
- a CDS encoding DUF2513 domain-containing protein, producing the protein MELIRKIVLAVEENPTGFCPPLKIDGYDADVVGYHAYLLVDGKLATGISTAGLGSKGPKWMVSSLTWAGHEFADAIRDDSVWKQAQETVKVKGGGFTFEVLKDLLASILKTAVLGG; encoded by the coding sequence ATGGAACTGATTCGGAAAATAGTGTTGGCTGTCGAAGAAAACCCAACTGGTTTTTGCCCACCATTAAAAATCGACGGATACGATGCGGACGTCGTCGGGTATCACGCGTACCTACTTGTCGATGGCAAACTAGCGACGGGGATAAGTACGGCCGGCTTGGGAAGCAAAGGGCCGAAGTGGATGGTCAGCTCCTTGACCTGGGCCGGCCATGAGTTTGCTGATGCGATTCGCGACGACTCTGTCTGGAAGCAGGCGCAAGAAACGGTGAAAGTGAAGGGAGGAGGTTTTACCTTCGAAGTGCTCAAGGATCTGCTGGCTTCGATCCTAAAGACCGCCGTGCTCGGGGGCTGA
- a CDS encoding helix-turn-helix transcriptional regulator translates to MAKPIGDVLRAAIIASGISQADLARATGVEQSSISRFLGGKDIGLRKAGHIATHLGMELVMTSDTEEGKP, encoded by the coding sequence ATGGCGAAGCCGATCGGCGACGTGTTGCGCGCCGCGATCATCGCAAGTGGCATTTCACAAGCTGATCTCGCAAGGGCGACTGGCGTCGAGCAGTCGAGCATCAGCCGATTCCTGGGCGGGAAGGATATCGGCCTCCGGAAAGCCGGTCACATTGCCACGCATCTCGGAATGGAGCTCGTTATGACATCCGATACGGAGGAAGGAAAACCATGA
- a CDS encoding PEP-CTERM sorting domain-containing protein: MDDNKFGVSLNYGGTGYTVLTSRYLFENSPEIALTVANLDSALNYEVFVQTFVNSGSDFYGGRYGFASGQLTSYFYSDGGSLIATGTNGPNDQGQFQIREFDLGMHPAAGGQLTLYFDDFNQTDFVGNFAELRLAPVPEPSTLILATLGAVALLAYRRRR, from the coding sequence ATGGATGACAACAAGTTCGGCGTTTCGCTGAACTATGGGGGAACGGGCTACACCGTACTGACGTCACGGTATCTCTTCGAAAACTCGCCGGAAATCGCTCTAACTGTCGCGAATCTCGATTCGGCTTTGAACTACGAAGTATTCGTGCAGACGTTTGTCAACAGCGGATCCGACTTCTACGGCGGGCGTTATGGCTTTGCAAGTGGCCAGTTGACCTCGTATTTCTATTCCGATGGAGGTTCTCTGATCGCAACCGGCACAAATGGTCCGAACGACCAGGGCCAATTTCAAATTCGCGAGTTCGATTTAGGAATGCATCCGGCTGCTGGCGGCCAGCTGACGCTTTATTTTGATGATTTCAACCAAACCGATTTTGTTGGTAACTTCGCTGAATTGCGTCTCGCTCCAGTACCCGAGCCCTCCACGCTCATCCTCGCCACACTCGGCGCCGTCGCCTTACTGGCCTATCGCCGTCGCCGCTGA